Proteins from a genomic interval of Oceanispirochaeta crateris:
- a CDS encoding YggS family pyridoxal phosphate-dependent enzyme, translating to MSVLENIKKVQSSIEQAALKAGRNSSDIKLMAVSKTNPVELIREAYDAGQRLFGENRVAEAQEKFALLPDDIDLHLIGHLQKNKIKTAVSVFDCIQTIDSRELAEKLVQTSKDQDRVLRVLLQLKTAEEGKKTGFSSEEEIIETAGWIRENSGIKMEGLMTIAPFTKDEVQVRSAFARCRNLQEKLMSLYRDQDFSVLSMGMSSDYHWAVQEGSTLLRIGSAIFGYRS from the coding sequence ATGAGTGTTCTTGAAAATATTAAAAAAGTACAAAGCTCCATAGAGCAGGCTGCCCTCAAGGCAGGTCGAAATTCCTCTGATATCAAACTCATGGCTGTGAGTAAGACAAATCCTGTGGAATTGATTCGTGAGGCTTATGATGCGGGGCAGAGGTTGTTTGGCGAAAATCGTGTCGCCGAAGCCCAAGAAAAGTTTGCTTTATTACCCGATGATATTGATCTGCACCTTATTGGCCACTTGCAGAAGAACAAGATCAAAACGGCTGTATCTGTTTTTGATTGTATTCAAACAATCGATTCAAGAGAACTGGCTGAAAAACTTGTTCAGACTTCTAAGGATCAGGATCGTGTACTCCGTGTCCTGCTCCAGCTGAAGACGGCTGAAGAAGGGAAGAAAACAGGTTTTTCATCAGAAGAGGAGATCATCGAAACAGCTGGGTGGATCCGCGAGAACAGCGGCATCAAAATGGAAGGACTCATGACCATCGCTCCTTTTACAAAGGATGAGGTTCAGGTCAGGTCTGCTTTTGCCCGATGCCGGAATCTACAAGAAAAACTGATGAGTCTATATCGGGATCAGGATTTTTCCGTTCTTTCCATGGGAATGTCATCCGACTATCACTGGGCTGTTCAAGAAGGTTCTACTCTCTTGAGGATCGGCAGTGCTATATTTGGGTATAGATCCTGA
- a CDS encoding RluA family pseudouridine synthase: MNKETKEIIVSLPPEESLRVDKYISHAGVMRRSQFESHKIQVFLNHQEIKLSKKVKDKDVLQISWTAPDEPDFAPEKMDLDILFENDDVIVLNKPQGLVVHPGAGHYSGTLVQGLLYYNQQLGNHFEDDPLRPGIVHRLDKDTSGLIITAKTPDSLEALSEQFRNRTTEKYYLAFIKGRLPTRRGKIETFITRDEKNRKKFKVHETKGKYALTKYEVLESWERYSLIKLKLETGRTHQIRVHLLSMGCPILGDSLYARKDNIVGDVTLMLHSWKLGIVLPGESEMRHFEAPVPERFNELKERLNQK, translated from the coding sequence GTGAATAAAGAAACAAAAGAGATCATCGTCAGTCTCCCTCCAGAGGAGAGTCTGAGGGTTGATAAGTATATTTCACATGCTGGAGTTATGAGAAGAAGCCAGTTTGAATCACATAAAATTCAGGTTTTCCTGAATCATCAGGAGATCAAACTTTCAAAAAAGGTCAAGGATAAAGATGTTCTTCAGATCTCCTGGACTGCCCCGGATGAACCGGATTTTGCTCCGGAAAAGATGGACCTTGATATTCTGTTTGAAAATGATGATGTCATTGTACTCAATAAACCCCAGGGGCTTGTCGTCCATCCTGGTGCGGGCCATTACAGTGGTACTCTCGTTCAGGGATTGCTGTATTACAATCAGCAGTTAGGAAACCATTTTGAAGATGATCCGCTCAGGCCTGGAATTGTACACCGTCTCGATAAGGATACCTCTGGTCTGATTATCACAGCCAAGACACCCGACTCTCTTGAAGCCCTTTCTGAGCAATTTAGAAACAGAACAACCGAAAAGTATTACCTTGCCTTCATCAAGGGCCGGCTTCCTACCAGACGAGGTAAGATTGAGACCTTCATTACTCGGGATGAAAAGAATCGAAAAAAATTCAAAGTCCATGAGACAAAGGGTAAGTACGCTCTGACTAAGTATGAAGTTCTTGAGTCTTGGGAACGATATTCTCTTATCAAACTGAAACTCGAAACAGGCCGGACTCATCAGATCCGTGTTCATCTTCTGTCCATGGGCTGTCCCATTCTAGGTGATTCTCTATATGCTCGTAAAGATAATATTGTTGGAGATGTCACCCTTATGCTTCACTCCTGGAAACTCGGAATTGTACTTCCTGGTGAATCCGAAATGAGGCATTTTGAGGCTCCTGTTCCAGAACGGTTTAACGAGCTGAAAGAAAGGTTGAATCAGAAATAA